Genomic DNA from Nomascus leucogenys isolate Asia chromosome 10, Asia_NLE_v1, whole genome shotgun sequence:
AGTGGAAGTGGGGTGAACCCTAATTAGggcactgtattagtttgctagggctgtcaCCACAAAGCCCCAcatactgggtggcttaaataacaaaaagctgtcctctcacagttctggaggctagaagtctgacaTCAcagtgttggcagggttggttcctgcTGAGTCcgctctccttggcttgtagatggccccTCCTTTTGTCTTCAGTTGGTCTTCCCTCTCTACCTGTGCCctcatctcttcttataaggactccCATCATACTGCATTAGGGCACAACCTAGTCACCTCATTTTTAACTTTGTCACCTCTTTAAAGATCCTATCTTCAAATCTAGTCACAGTCACCTTCTGAGATGCCAAGGGTTAGGACCTCAACATAAGAATTTGAGGGCATGGAGGACAACACATGACCCCCACGCCTCCTTTGGCCTATAATAGGCATCCAGGAAAAACCTTGCTGGGAAGGTGATATTTCAGCAAAGACTTGCAAGAGTTGAAAGGGCTAGCTATACAGAAAAGCATTTCAGACAGACGgaacagcaagggcaaaggcTCTGAGACACAGGCCTGCTCCATGGGTTTGAGAAAGAGTGAGGAGCCTATTGTGCTGGACTAGGTGAGCCAGGGGGAGGGATAGGAATAGAGGCTGGGGGGCAAGGAGGGTTAGGGGTAAGGAGCATAGGCAAGATACGATAGGTCCTTAGGCCGCAGAAAGGATATTGGCTTTTGCTCTGGGTTGGAGGGGGATCCTTAAGGGAGAAATAGCGTTCCTGGTGCACTGAAAGTTCAGGCTCAAATTCATTGCTCAGCCCAAGCAGAGTCTATTCATATGCTCATGTTGACTGCCTCAGGGACACAGGTCGAAGAGCTGAAGCAACAATTAATGTGTTTTGACAGAAAAGATACATCTATTTCTAGAGCTCTCACAATTGTGACTTCTAAACATCACCTCAATTCTTATGTTattactgtgaaacttcttgttgATGTACttggaaaatgaaatggaaaggtcATTTTGATGTCACCTGTGCTTTGATAAAACTTGAGAGGATTTGTGCACTGTGcgttcttttctcctttttcttttgctgGACTAAGAGTGAAGATGAAAACAGCAGAGAAGCTATTTTCCATCACCTTTGGTGGGGGCGATGATGGGCAATCTGCTTCTgacttatttttgaaatatagttaGGGTACCATATTCTTTGCAGATTATGTAGATGATGTACTTTTCATTGTCAGAGAATGAGTAGCCAATATGTATAATGCCAGTTTGTCAAATCTGAAAATGCTAAAATAACCCCAAACCTATAAAGCTATGAAGAGTATTGCTATATTGCAATAACAGCTATTGGAGCATACAAAATTTTCCTCAAAGGTAGGTTTATTCTCACACTGCCTACAAGGATATTTTGGAATGATACATGTGTAATGCTCATTTATTAATCCAGAGGCAAGATGGTACTATGGGAATACCACTGGGTTTGTTGTTCAAAGACATGGGTCAAGGCCCAGGTTTGCTACTTCCTGGCTTTGTGCCTTCAGGCAGGTCACATAACCTCTGTCAGTATCAGCTTTCCCACCTGTAAACTGGAGAAAACAAGATCCCCTCTACTTCTTATAGCAGTATTGGAAGATCAAGTAAAGAGGTGGCTTTGGGAAGTACTATATAAAGTTAGATATTGTTATAATATATATGCAAGAGctttaaaataccataaacatTTAAGTTTTACTATTCCTTGGGTATTTCCTAttcccatttcttcctttcttttaggttACTGTCCCATCTCTTATTTTCTATAGGGCCTGCCACAGCCTCAGACATTCCTTGGGAACTACTCTAATGTGGTGGGAGGCTGCACAGACAGTGGGAAACATGTGGGCTTTGGAGTTCCACGAACATGGATTGGAATCCTCTGCCACTTTTGAGCTGTGTGCTACTGGGCGTGTGATGAGACTTCCCTGCagctcagtttcttcctctaaaATGGAGCAATGCCAGCTGCTTTAAGAACTAACAACATTCTCAAATGTAATAGGAAATCTTTGGTTATGCCTGtattttaggaaacaaaaattGTCTCCCCCCAACTACCTGTGGAATATTAAGTTGTCACTCATGATATTCAAGGTGTCTCTTAATTCCACTAATTTCTGGTTCAACAAacaagtgattaggtcatgattTCACCTCTTAAAAAGGCATTTAATTGGatctaaatatgttttaaaagctgGATGAGGTATGAGTCTCTGCTTCTTAAGCATGTTTTTCTAGAGCTACTAAAAAGCTTACATTGACAACATAGGTGAAAAAGTATTCTGGATTATAGAAGAAGGGAAGTACCCGATAAGACTTGGTGGAGATATGACTCAGATGTGGCTTCTCTCTCTACTGCTGCGTCTGTGgtggggcttttcttttctttggttgcttgcttgcttgcttgctttcttgctctctctttccttccttcttccctccctccttcccttccttctctcctcctccttttttaacagttgaggtgaaattcacataatataaaattaaccatttaaaagtgAACAATTCATTGGTATTTAGTACgttcataatgttgtgcaactatcacctttatctagttccaaaatattttcattaccctCAAAGAAAACCACATACCATTAAGCAGTTACTCCCCATTCTGCactcctcccagccctgggcaaccATCTTTCTGTTATCTGTGTACTcatttattctggatatttcatataagtggaatcacacaatacGTGACTTGTTGAGGCTAGTGTTCTTCACTTAGTATACTGTTTTCAGGATTTATCCATGTTATAGcctgtatcagtacttcatttaaaaaacGGTTGAAtaatcttcatatatatatgtgtgaatatatctatatatatatatctatctatatacatatatctaccACAACTGGTTTCTGCATCCATTCATTAATGGACGTTTGagtcctattttcttttttaaagaatataagtCAAATGATAGAACTCCTCTTCTCAAAATTCCCACATAACACGAGTAGGAGCTAAAGTCCTACCAATAGCCTAAAAGGCTCTGCATGATCTTCATCTGTTTCTTCCCTGGCCTGACatcctccccatcctcctccgTTGTTCTAGAACAACCCACACAACCTTTCTAGCTACAGCGAACCTGCTAAGCATGCTGTTTCCCTTAGCCTATTGCAGTGAGAATTGCATGTGGCTTAAACAGGTAACTCCATTGCTCACTACCCTTACTCTATTCATGATGTTACTTAAATGTTCCCTTTGCATTGAGGCCTTGTATGACCATCTATTTACAATCATCTCCTACCTCAGCACCTCTACCTCTCTTACTCTAgtctattttttcaaaacaacGATTATTTTCCAACTGGCTATAACATACTTAAGGCATATAACTTACAtctattatgtttatttattgtctgcctgttcccccaccccactagaacattttatgaaattaagaattttgtgtgttttgtttattaATGCATCTGTGGCCCTAGTACAGCCTGGaatactcaataagtatttgatgAATGGCTATGTTAATGATGACACATGCAAACCTGCGGAGTACAAGTCAGCTAACTGAGGGCCAGGACACTCAGGCAGAAGCTGTCAGGGAATGTTCGTGTGCTTCTCCTCCACATACCCTTCCGCTTGTCCAGCTTCCAcgtctcctttccttcctctccagtCCATTTACAACACTCCTCATTCCTTCTCTAACCTCTTCTCATCATGATGGTAAATAGGTTTACCATCCTGTTGGTTACCAGGCTTACCATTGTCCAATGTAGTGGGGCCTGTCCTTTCTGGAGAGACAAAACCACGGTATCATTGCATCAAACATATTAATCTATCTATCACTGTTTCTTATCTACATCCTCTGGCTCTATTCTggaaaaaatacattgaatttcagtttttatagtatgattatataaaaatagatacacgTACTTTTATGCACAGCTGCATCGATTTTAGGATTTAGGATCCTAAGAAATTATGCCAATCACTGagatcattaaataaaatatttcaaccaATGTAAGATGTTGTACACTGGAAATTGCACCACTACTTTGTTTATCACGAATAAAGGAAAAAGTGCTACTGATTAAACTATGAGGCAATTCTTTCTTAAGATTTAGCACTTGATTTTTGGTTTTCAAGTAAATATGTAATTTTGGTCATTTCtccaaaaacaaatatttacttttctaacATCAAATTTGTGCTCCACTGCTGTTTTGTGTCTTTCTATGAACATATTAACATTTGTTTTAATGCCGAATCATAATCTTTCTGAAGACCTTTTAAGTAGCAATTAAACACCTGTTGTAACAACCATGCACACAGTTCAAGTGAAGTGATATCATCATTAGTGGTTGTGACCAAGTTCAGGACTGCACAGGCAGGGATAACTGTGGATTACAATGCACACTGTCATCTAAgagacattaaaatgtaaaaaaaaaaaaaaatgtgtgtttcagTGTCAACCAAATAGGTTAGTAACAACAattagttgttgttttttccccatAGGAGGAAAGCAGATAAAAAGCGGTGTCACTGAAGACTCGAAGCAAGCTAAGATTCTGCACAGGAGTTGGTGAGCTGAGTTTGCTCATGGGCTATGCTGGGCCATCAGAGAGGGCAGCTAGCATTCTTTGGGTGGGAGAGGACATAAACTTTAAGGAAAATGACCGCCATGCTGGCATTTGGAAATTGGGGCAGTCAATTATATTTTTGGGCAGATCAATTGTTTGAATATTCTCCTGTACATTATACAAGAGTGACCTCCCTAAAATATCCACTTAATGGTCCAACCTCTGGATGTGTGTGGGATTAACTCAATTCCTCATGCCTATGTATTTTTTGGACATATTGTCAGATTGTTGCATTTCCTTCACTTTTCTCACTTTCTTCAACCATTTCTGAAAGCTCCTGAAGGCTCATGATAAACTTTAACATTATTCAGAGTATTacacatgcatttattatttattatttcataaataataaatcagtAGCTGCCACTTCCAGAGTGCCTCTACAGCTGTCTTTGTGCTAGACATTCTATTTAGATTACTGTATTTTTGCTCATGACAACCCTCTGTAGTTAGGTATGATTATTGTTCCATTTTAATGATGACAAAATCGGAAGCCTAGAGAGGACTAATAACTTCCCCAAGGCCATACAGAATCAGAGTGAATTAGAGTTTTGAAACCCAATCTCTTTGTAATTAATAGCAACTCTTATACTTTCTGTATAAGTTACTTATgaaagtggctgggcgcggtggctcatgcctgtaatcccagcactttgggaggccaaggcgggtggatcacgaggtcaggagatcgagaccagcctggccaacatggtgaaacccgtctctattaaaatgcaaaaaattagctgggcatggggacgcacgcctgtagtcccagccactctggaggctgaggcaggagaatcacttgaacctggaaggcagagactgcagtgagccgagatggtgccactgcactccagcctggcgacagagcgagactgtctcaaaaaaaaaaaaaaaaaaaagatactcatgaaagtgatataataaatatacattcaGTGAAGCAGAGAATTATCTTTTCAATTGGTGCTCCTACAGCATTATGCATTTATTCTAACGGCTCTTCTGTTATTTAGGACACTTTGGGGGCTCCTCTTTGGAACTGTGTTCAGGACCCATGTTTTGAACATCCTTTTTAGTGGGCACTATTTACCCTTTGAGGTCAGATTTTCCTGCTTATCAAAGGACCTTAACGAGGCAGGTTTGCTGTCCAAGATGGAGGATGACTGTGATCCAGTGGGTGATACGGTCATTCATAAAGAAATGGCCACAGTTTTCTTGAGTTGGCTGTAAACCAAAGCAGAGGCATTCTAGGAATAAATGTGGATTTTGCTTGTGTGATGATGATTTGAGGGATGTAAGGTATTTATGGAAATGTAACTACCAGAAGTTAAAAAATAGCCAGAACCCACATCAACTTAATTTATCAATATTAGCCACTTGAGTTATCAATATTAGCCACAAGTTTTCTTGGTACACACCAGGGATCTGAAACTGGCTGCTCAAGGCAGTATATGGCTCTGGGAGGCATTTTGTGTCTTCCTTTTATTGCACTCTGTGTTTATAGCACAGTGTATTAACAGGCTATGCGATTAGGCACACTTTAAGACTGGTGACAATATCAGCATATTAGCCGCAATTGTCCGGTATCTACCCACCCAGTGTGTTTGTATTAATCCTTGTCCTCTAAGGGCATTTGAGCTTTTGATCCCTCCATGTTCACACTGTTTCTTTCCAAAGGAACTTATAGTACTAGGCATTCCTctgcttaaataaataaataaataaatccctttGTGTATTTCATGTCCTAGTTCAAACACCCTTTCAGCCACTCCCAACTGAAacgacttctttctttttctgaatttcataaaatttcagTGAACTTCACTCGGCACTCCCAGTCAGCTGACTTCTGCTATAGTTTTTTTGTGAATATTTCTCATCTCAATTGATAGGGTGTGCCATTACCAGTGGTCTTGCTCCCAGGGAAATAAGGCTTGGATTCTTCCAAGAGATCCACTCATGTTTTGAAAGAGCAGACATCAGTCCaagcatttttcttattttccctttttcttcttgctttttttttttttttgacagcccTGCTTGCTTTCATTTGGAATTTAGTCTTGGGTTCTAATGCTTGTTATTGACTGACTAGTTTTGATGACTCTCTTGACTCACAACCAGATTACTAGTGTTGACTTATCCCTGATACACATTAACTCTAGTCATTCTAGGCTTTAGTGACCTATCTCTGCTTCTCAGAATATGACTCTGGGCTGCCCTCTTCTTATATTGGGGCTGCTACCCAGAATGAGCCATATTTTCTGTCTAGGAAGACCTGGGACAGAACTGAGGATGGGAGTTCATGGAGAATCCACCTTGGTGGTTCCCTCATACCTAGCACTGGTTTTTGTATAGGCAggtctttaataaaaatgtgtgaatggaagaaatttaaaaaataaagcagttaCGGTAGCATCTCATGATGTGACAAAAGTATTTACTTAATTAATAATGGATGCACTTCTTTAGATGACATGCCATGGTAGATGCTGGATTCAAAGATGAAAATATACAGTCTCTTTCTTCAAGGAATTTGCACTCTCCTGGAAGTTGGGAGTTATAAGGAAAGTCTGAGTGGTAAATGTGGACAGAGATGACAGAGAACTTATTACACTGTGGACCTTAGTCCCAGGTCCAGTTCCAAACATATCTTGAATATGTTAAGGGGAGTTACTGTTTCCGCAATGTTCTTGCTGCTATCTGAAGAATAATGGCATCtgggggaagctgggtgaaggatGTGGCAAGCAATAAACACAAAATCCATTTGAATCTTGAGCAGATTTCCTGGGGCTGCCCATTTCCACCCCCTTGTTAAATTTTTCTTGGATTCTAGGTAGAAAAGGAGATTTTTCACATggggtttaaaaaattatgacacaGCCCCCTGGAAATCATCCTGTTTTTATTGGcatgccttttaaaataatgcaagcTGCTGTGATAGGCAActgaaaatctgattttttttggaaatgagAACCCAATCTTACCAGTAAGGCTGAGCTTTTAAATAATGTCAGTTGATGGTGTGATCAGTGTTTTTTGATTATGAAGCAagctcttaaaaaaatagaacaaccaaAGTGATCTTCCTCTATATAAACTGTAAATTATCTTTCACAGCACCTCATTGGACTGGTGGCTTTGAGGGCTACATTAAGTAGGTTATCCTCTCATCTAACCAGCACTAGTATCTCTTGGGCCGCTGTGAGTGACACACGCTGAGTGGGGTGAAGGGAAATGCTGGTGAATTTCATTTTGAGGTGTGGGTTGCTATTAGTCACTCTGTCTCTTGCCATTGCCAAGCACAGGCAATCTTCCTTCACCAAAAGTTGTTACCCAAGGGGAACACTGTCCCAAGCTGTTGACGCTCTCTATATCAAAGCAGCATGGCTCAAAGCAACGATTCCAGTAAGTATTAGGCTCTGTTTAAAATCATGACCTCAAGGACATTTACAATCTTGGATACaacttatttctctttgttttattgtAGGAAGACCGCATAAAAAATATAcgattattaaaaaagaaaacaaaaaagcaatttaTGGTAAGTCAGaaagtcttcttcttttttacatttccacttatttgatgtttatttccccctgcatttaaatttttttcacagaGTAATTAAGTAATGATCAGGGGgacattaaaaaaagattcatAATTTACCATATGCAACTTCTTGTATCTTGTTTTTAGAAAAACTGCCAATTTCAAGAACAGCTTCTGTCTTTCTTCATGGAAGACGTTTTTGGTCAACTGCAATTGCAAGGTTGCAATAAAATACGCTTTGTGGAGGACTTTCATAGCCTTAGGCAGAAATTGAGCCACTGTGTAAGTATACACAACAAATACTGTGCATTTGATCCTAGAAACCTATTTAGAAGCCAGCATGTAAGAATCTGTCTACACACCAAAGGGTGAGTAAAGCGAACTTTGTAATTGTTGGCTTGTATTCCAAATGGAGAGGTCATCACCAGGGAAACAGCATCAAATAACTGTACATTACTCAGAATGctgctatttattatttcttaaagaatGGCTCATAAAACACACTGAAGAGAGCTAAAGTAACATGAAAtggttttcaaataaatactttaaaatcattCTCTCATTATGTGTTCCCAagtaattcattcatccatttaatatttcttgagtacCAACTTTGTGCCAAACACTATTCTaagtctccctctctcctttcctccctccctccctctctcccttcttcccttcctccctccctccctcccttctttccctctccctccctccccctcccctttctcttcctccaccctccctccctttctttcttttccttccttcattctttctttacttccttttctttctttctctccttccttccttctttcccataataataataactaactgATGccctttttcttatttacttatcttttttaaaaaatagttgtgcCCCTTTTAAGGCATAATCTCAGTAAAAACCTTAAAAAGGGATAGAGATGCCTTCTTTGGTACCTAAATTATTTGATGCCTCAGTATGGTCACTGTCATAGCAAGCAGTGCAGAATTAATTAAGAAGGTAAAAGTGATCACATTTCTATGAAAACTTCCACAGTAATAAAGACCagtgcagaaaacaaaacaaaacaaaacaaaacaaaaacactgagcCAGAATCTGTGTGATGTTAGTTGAGTTGCCTCTGTGGGGAATATTGAAGCTTTTCTGTGCCCTTAGTTGGGGTCCAAGCATGCCTTCTCCGGACTCCTGCAGTTGTAGCTTGCAGATGGTACAAAGGTTGGGTGGGGAGCCTTATTGCAATCCTTGGGAAGCCAGTTGGAAAGGAGCTCTCCGTCCTGGGCATCATGGTCACTGAGACTTAAACACTAGGCCATTAGAGGggagtgtttattttttaagagttaaGATGTCTTTTTCTTGTGGTCAACTAAAGTGCTCCTTAACCCAAATTTCAGCCCAGAGTACATGAGGCATTTTATGAGTGTGAGTAGATCAACTaggttcaaaagaaaaaaacaagcaaaaaaaaaaaaaaaaaaaaaaaaaaccccgacAAAGTTAAGTTCTCTATTTCTTTGGTTAGTTTGTGTTTGTTATATCCTTACTTAGGTTTGGACTGCATGGTTTTTCATAAActctcatattttattaaaatcacaacactgataaaaagaaattacaaactGATACCTCTTTGCAAAACACAGGGAGAATTCTCTGGGCCAGTTCCGGTGCCTGGAATTTTGTTCTATGCTTAACCTATAAGACTACCTTATGAAGAAAGTACATCTGTAACTATAAATAGTCTCTTAAGTTTAAGTTGCATTGTTAAATCCTTGCCTGACACAGTATAGAGTGTCTGGTTCCCCGGAACCCCCAAATCCATGTCAGGTTTTCACTACTAATTTGGTTTTGTTGACCCAAATAGCTAGACAACATATAGCGACAGTTATAACCTAAAACGAACAATATTCTAGATGAAAAGCTTAGGAAACCTAGATCTGTCTAGGAACTCTGGTTTTTCTTGGTTTGTTTCTGGGGAAGTTTTCCTAAAGTGGGTGGGACAGTGCGGCGCCGCTCTGGTTGGTTGTTGCTGCTTACCAAAGGGTCTGGCTCCCTCCTGTGGCCAAATACGAACACATCATCTCATCAATCTCGCCAGGGAGCACGTAACTCCGagctttcccttccctcctcccacctcaagcccaTCAGTGTGAGCATCAGTTGTCTTACAAGCTGTGAAGTTTATGCCCTGGGGTAAAGCAAGCTCCCCTGTGAAACATAAAGCGTCAGGATTGGCCTGAGCGTTAGAAAGACTGCAGACATTGATTTAGGGAAAAATGTAACTGGCCTGGTGTCTAATCTTTCAGCCAAacgtaattttatatttttggcaaCAGAAGCTGGTATCT
This window encodes:
- the IL26 gene encoding interleukin-26, yielding MLVNFILRCGLLLVTLSLAIAKHRQSSFTKSCYPRGTLSQAVDALYIKAAWLKATIPEDRIKNIRLLKKKTKKQFMKNCQFQEQLLSFFMEDVFGQLQLQGCNKIRFVEDFHSLRQKLSHCISCASSAREMKSITRMKRIFYRIGNKGIYKAISELDILLSWIKKLLENSQ